In a single window of the Longimicrobium sp. genome:
- a CDS encoding hemolysin family protein, which yields MVGPLLVVFLLLLLSALYVAAEFSAVSVRRARIRQKAEQGSAVAARLLPVLEDPRRLDRYISGSQMGITVTSLVVGAFAQGTIAVRLIPLVRGWFGLSQAAAVSVATIAVLLVLTGMQMVLSELVPKYLALARPTQVALFTVLPMKWSLAVFGPFISFLNGSAAVVLRLFGVPEVGHRHIHSPEEIDLLIAESRDGGLLEPDEHRRLRRALQLGIRPARHLMVPRNQVSAIEISTPMDEVMRIVAESPYTRLPVYRGDMDDVIGVLHTRDLFVGELAGARLDGIESLLRPVLQVPETVTAEQLLARMRESRTHQAVLLDEFGGVSGLVTLDDVLTEVMGDVGDELKGDEPGPERLPDGRVRLPGWLRVDEAEPWLCAYLEGESDTLGGRIAEELGHVPAVGERVRIQGVELEVESVLNHAVAWVVATPRRDEDEEEERGG from the coding sequence ATGGTCGGACCGCTCCTGGTCGTCTTCCTCCTCCTTCTCCTTTCCGCCCTGTACGTGGCCGCCGAGTTCTCGGCGGTCAGCGTGCGGCGCGCGCGCATCCGGCAGAAGGCCGAGCAGGGGAGCGCGGTGGCGGCGCGGCTCCTTCCCGTGCTCGAGGACCCGCGGCGGCTCGACCGCTACATCTCCGGCAGCCAGATGGGGATCACCGTCACCTCGCTGGTCGTCGGCGCCTTCGCGCAGGGGACCATCGCCGTCCGCCTGATCCCCCTGGTCCGCGGCTGGTTCGGCCTCTCCCAGGCGGCCGCCGTCTCCGTCGCCACCATCGCCGTCCTGCTGGTGCTGACGGGGATGCAGATGGTCCTCTCCGAGCTGGTCCCCAAGTACCTGGCGCTGGCAAGACCGACACAGGTGGCGCTCTTCACCGTGCTGCCGATGAAGTGGTCGCTGGCCGTGTTCGGCCCCTTCATCTCCTTCCTGAACGGGAGCGCGGCGGTGGTGCTGCGTCTCTTCGGCGTTCCCGAGGTGGGCCACCGCCACATCCACTCGCCCGAGGAGATCGACCTGCTGATCGCCGAGAGCCGCGACGGCGGGCTGCTGGAGCCCGACGAGCACCGGCGCCTGCGCCGCGCGCTGCAGCTGGGGATCCGCCCCGCGCGCCACCTGATGGTCCCCCGCAACCAGGTGTCGGCCATCGAGATCTCCACCCCGATGGACGAGGTGATGCGGATCGTGGCCGAAAGCCCGTACACGCGCCTCCCCGTCTACCGCGGCGACATGGACGACGTGATCGGCGTGCTGCACACGCGCGACCTGTTCGTGGGCGAGCTGGCGGGGGCGCGGCTCGACGGGATCGAGTCGCTCCTGCGCCCCGTCCTGCAGGTGCCCGAGACGGTGACGGCCGAGCAGCTGCTGGCGCGGATGCGCGAGAGCCGCACCCACCAGGCGGTGCTGCTCGACGAGTTCGGCGGGGTGAGCGGGCTGGTGACGCTCGACGACGTGCTGACCGAGGTGATGGGCGACGTGGGCGACGAGCTGAAGGGCGACGAGCCCGGCCCCGAGCGCCTGCCCGACGGCCGCGTGCGCCTCCCCGGCTGGCTGCGGGTGGACGAGGCCGAGCCCTGGCTCTGCGCGTACCTCGAGGGGGAGAGCGACACGCTGGGCGGGCGCATCGCCGAGGAGCTGGGGCACGTTCCCGCCGTGGGCGAGCGGGTGAGGATCCAGGGGGTGGAGCTGGAGGTGGAGAGCGTGCTCAACCACGCCGTCGCCTGGGTGGTGGCCACGCCGCGGCGGGACGAGGACGAGGAGGAGGAGCGTGGTGGATAA
- a CDS encoding hemolysin family protein encodes MDKLLTILVVIVLVLLNGLFVAAEFAIVSVPHTTMERRAAGGDRLARLVVRVLRDPVRRDRYIATAQLGISVASLLLGMYGEHSLAEWIAEGLHGLGMGEWRFVTAHGLASFLALAILTYFHIVLGEMIPKSVSLQQPDSTSRAVTPVLLGLQMIALPLIRFLSFAGNGLLKVFGIDRGALSNEHVRTPEELRYIVRESQAGGMLRRESAAVVQELLDFGDLTAGEVMVPRVRVVGLKVGMPFDEVVATVRSHPHTRYPVYRGDLDHILGMVHIKDLFRRLRSRRAVHENDAREVPFVPETAEIDDVMKALRAARTQMAVVMDEHGGTAGIVTIEDLFEEVVGEIEEGLQTRPDLVRGPSGALAA; translated from the coding sequence GTGGATAAGCTCCTCACCATCCTCGTCGTCATCGTCCTGGTGCTGCTGAACGGGCTGTTCGTGGCGGCCGAGTTCGCCATCGTCAGCGTGCCGCACACGACGATGGAGAGGCGCGCCGCGGGAGGCGACCGCCTGGCCCGGCTCGTCGTGCGCGTGCTGCGCGACCCCGTGCGCCGCGACCGCTACATCGCCACGGCGCAGCTGGGGATCAGCGTCGCCAGTCTCCTGCTGGGGATGTACGGCGAGCACTCGCTGGCCGAGTGGATCGCCGAGGGGCTGCACGGGCTGGGGATGGGCGAGTGGCGGTTCGTGACCGCGCACGGGCTGGCGAGCTTCCTCGCCCTCGCCATCCTCACCTACTTCCACATCGTGCTGGGGGAGATGATCCCCAAGTCGGTGTCGCTCCAGCAGCCCGACAGCACCTCGCGCGCGGTGACACCGGTGCTGCTGGGGCTGCAGATGATCGCCCTGCCGCTGATTCGCTTCCTCAGCTTCGCGGGGAACGGGCTGCTGAAGGTGTTCGGGATCGACCGCGGCGCGCTCAGCAACGAGCACGTGCGCACCCCCGAGGAGCTGCGCTACATCGTGCGCGAGAGCCAGGCGGGGGGGATGCTGCGGCGGGAGAGCGCCGCCGTCGTCCAGGAGCTGCTCGACTTCGGCGACCTGACCGCGGGCGAGGTGATGGTGCCGCGCGTGCGCGTGGTGGGGCTGAAGGTGGGGATGCCGTTCGACGAGGTGGTGGCCACCGTCCGCAGCCATCCGCACACCCGCTACCCCGTGTACCGCGGCGACCTGGACCACATCTTGGGGATGGTCCACATCAAGGACCTCTTCCGCCGGCTCCGCTCGCGCCGGGCGGTGCACGAGAACGACGCCCGCGAGGTCCCCTTCGTTCCCGAGACGGCGGAGATCGACGACGTGATGAAGGCCCTGCGCGCCGCGCGCACGCAGATGGCGGTGGTGATGGACGAGCACGGCGGCACTGCGGGGATCGTGACCATCGAGGATCTGTTCGAGGAAGTGGTGGGCGAGATCGAGGAGGGGTTGCAGACGCGTCCGGACCTGGTGCGCGGCCCGAGCGGGGCGCTCGCCGCC